One part of the Arthrobacter sp. EM1 genome encodes these proteins:
- a CDS encoding S41 family peptidase — MTSSSYFRFPHLHGDLVTFVAEDDVWVAPLGGGRAWRVSALQLPARNPRFTPDGKRLVWTVVQGTSPEVVTAEVDGGGYRQLSYFGHATTRVKGFTPEGDVLVTSAFRQADSRHTHAYSLPVTGGWATELPLGPVESVAFGPVVGDERPVVLASVLSREPAWWKRYRGGAAGKLWIDADGNGEFERLAAELDGNLTDPLWVDGRIAFLSDHEGYGNLYSVLPNGSDLRRHTDHEDFYVRHAATDGRRVVFESAGELWLLPDLGADAVKLEISLGSASQARRGVPLKPSRHLGDVVPDRTGSSSAVEAHGTLHWLRHKDGPSRVLEATPGVRARLPRPFGAGRIAYVADHNGVEALYLTAIAAPLNAGTPDGGTVSGSQQPAGHLPAAAPQEKAGTGGEPDAGPALPRPVSAAALTRPDAVATATVPAGAAEGPADNSSEDTPAVVDGAGARQQEPAPRLTRLDFPKATRACAIEASPDGSWLAVGTAFGDVYLADTRTGTLALVSSIGEGSIEGFSWSADSAWLAWSEPVTSFGSRSRLRITAVTNAAADGTNAIIDVTDGRFCDESPSFTPDGKYLAFLSNRSFDPVYDGHSFDLSFPSPIKPYLVALAAETASPFGPSVDLPESSVAGPADADESAAKDVVPAVRVDPDGLAHRVISVPVPQGNYSHLSATEGALLWLDSKLSGVTGEGRASLEDKNAAPSLVRFDFARRKTTVIVEALDSYRLSGDGEKVVVLHEKQIRVSPANAKADEESGQLVKVDLSRIRVKLDPLSVWGQAFDEAWRLQRDFFWTEDMAGQDWDSVHARYRPIVDRLGSHDDLVDLLWELHGELGTSHAYVRPVAVTENGSNGQGRLGADLAFTGAGWQITRILAGESSDPLATSPLTRPGADAKAGDVLLAIDGVELTGERTPAMELVGAAGRAVELTLRNGAGHGDRAGQQRRVAVVPVRDEERLRYQEWVSANRRTVRQASQGTFGYLHIPDMMANGWAQLHRDLDTETALDGLIVDVRRNRGGHTSQLVAELIGRKVTGWSMPRGEKPRTYPHHAPRGPVIILADEFAGSDGDIITQVAKLRGIGPVIGTRTWGGVVGIDNRFALADGTGVTQPRYANWFSGGVGWGVENFGVAPDIEVTFPPHAYAAGNDPQLEYGIGALKEMVQELPTDRPPLREGYRLLRPAPLPARGSGH, encoded by the coding sequence ATGACTTCCTCGAGTTACTTCCGTTTCCCGCATCTGCATGGCGACCTGGTCACCTTCGTGGCCGAAGACGACGTTTGGGTTGCGCCCCTCGGCGGGGGCCGAGCCTGGCGCGTTTCCGCGTTGCAGCTGCCCGCCCGCAACCCCCGCTTCACCCCGGACGGCAAACGGCTGGTGTGGACGGTTGTGCAGGGAACGTCACCGGAAGTCGTCACCGCGGAGGTCGACGGCGGCGGCTACCGCCAATTGAGCTACTTCGGCCACGCCACAACCCGGGTTAAGGGCTTCACCCCCGAGGGCGACGTCCTGGTCACGAGCGCGTTCCGGCAGGCTGACAGCCGCCACACACACGCTTACAGCCTTCCCGTCACCGGCGGCTGGGCCACTGAACTCCCGCTGGGCCCGGTGGAATCCGTCGCCTTCGGCCCGGTCGTCGGCGACGAACGCCCCGTGGTCCTGGCCAGCGTGCTCTCCCGGGAACCGGCCTGGTGGAAGCGCTACCGGGGCGGCGCGGCCGGCAAATTGTGGATCGACGCCGACGGAAACGGCGAATTCGAACGCCTGGCCGCAGAGCTGGACGGCAACCTCACGGACCCGCTGTGGGTCGACGGCAGGATCGCCTTCCTGTCCGACCACGAGGGCTACGGAAACCTCTACTCCGTGCTGCCAAACGGTTCCGATCTGCGCCGCCACACTGACCACGAGGACTTCTACGTCCGCCACGCTGCCACCGACGGCCGGCGGGTTGTCTTCGAATCGGCCGGTGAGCTCTGGCTGCTGCCGGACCTCGGCGCGGACGCTGTTAAACTCGAGATCTCCCTCGGTTCAGCCTCACAGGCGCGCCGCGGTGTGCCGCTGAAGCCATCACGGCACCTCGGTGACGTGGTTCCGGACCGCACCGGCAGCTCCAGCGCCGTAGAGGCCCACGGCACGCTGCACTGGCTGCGTCACAAGGACGGCCCGTCGCGTGTCCTGGAAGCCACCCCCGGCGTCCGGGCCCGCCTGCCGCGCCCCTTCGGCGCCGGCCGGATCGCCTACGTGGCCGACCACAATGGCGTTGAAGCCCTGTACCTGACGGCCATCGCGGCGCCCTTGAACGCGGGTACGCCGGACGGCGGCACCGTTTCCGGCTCGCAGCAGCCTGCGGGACATTTGCCTGCCGCCGCGCCGCAGGAGAAAGCCGGAACTGGCGGGGAACCCGACGCCGGCCCTGCCCTGCCCCGGCCCGTTTCCGCGGCAGCACTCACCCGACCCGACGCCGTGGCAACGGCAACCGTTCCGGCAGGAGCGGCGGAGGGCCCAGCCGACAACAGCTCCGAGGACACCCCAGCAGTGGTCGACGGAGCCGGCGCAAGGCAGCAGGAACCCGCCCCCCGGCTGACCAGGCTCGACTTCCCCAAAGCGACCCGCGCCTGCGCCATTGAAGCCAGCCCGGACGGCAGCTGGCTCGCCGTCGGCACTGCTTTCGGCGATGTCTACCTTGCCGACACGCGGACCGGCACGCTCGCACTCGTGAGCAGTATCGGTGAAGGCAGCATCGAAGGATTCAGCTGGTCCGCGGACTCGGCCTGGCTGGCCTGGTCCGAGCCGGTCACCTCCTTCGGCTCCCGCAGCCGGCTGCGCATCACAGCAGTCACCAACGCCGCAGCGGATGGCACAAACGCCATCATCGATGTCACCGACGGGCGTTTCTGCGACGAGTCGCCGTCGTTTACCCCCGACGGGAAGTACCTCGCCTTCCTCTCTAACCGCAGCTTCGACCCGGTTTATGACGGACACTCCTTTGACTTGTCCTTCCCAAGCCCGATCAAGCCGTACCTTGTGGCCCTTGCCGCGGAGACCGCCTCGCCCTTTGGACCTAGCGTTGACCTGCCGGAGAGCAGCGTTGCAGGCCCGGCCGACGCCGATGAAAGTGCCGCCAAAGACGTGGTTCCGGCCGTCCGGGTCGACCCGGACGGGCTCGCGCACCGCGTTATCAGCGTGCCGGTGCCGCAGGGAAACTACTCCCACCTGTCCGCCACGGAGGGTGCCCTGCTCTGGCTTGACAGCAAACTCTCCGGCGTGACAGGCGAGGGACGCGCCAGCCTGGAGGACAAGAACGCTGCACCCAGCCTTGTCCGCTTCGACTTCGCGCGCCGCAAAACCACCGTCATCGTGGAAGCCCTGGACAGTTACCGGCTCTCCGGCGACGGGGAGAAGGTGGTGGTCCTGCACGAGAAGCAGATCCGCGTTTCGCCTGCCAACGCCAAGGCTGACGAGGAGTCGGGCCAATTGGTCAAGGTGGACCTCAGCCGCATCCGGGTGAAGCTTGATCCGCTCAGTGTCTGGGGTCAGGCGTTCGACGAAGCCTGGCGGCTGCAGCGCGACTTCTTCTGGACCGAAGACATGGCCGGCCAGGACTGGGACTCGGTGCACGCCCGCTACCGCCCGATCGTGGACCGGCTCGGCTCACACGATGACCTCGTGGATCTGCTCTGGGAGCTCCACGGCGAGTTGGGCACCTCGCACGCTTACGTCCGGCCGGTGGCCGTCACCGAGAACGGCAGCAACGGCCAGGGCCGCCTCGGCGCCGACCTCGCATTCACCGGCGCGGGCTGGCAGATCACGCGAATTCTTGCGGGGGAGTCCTCCGACCCGCTCGCCACCTCGCCGCTGACCCGCCCGGGAGCTGACGCGAAAGCCGGCGACGTGCTGCTCGCGATCGACGGCGTCGAACTCACCGGGGAACGAACCCCCGCCATGGAATTGGTCGGCGCCGCCGGACGCGCCGTTGAACTCACCCTGCGCAACGGCGCCGGGCACGGCGACCGGGCCGGGCAGCAGCGGAGGGTGGCTGTGGTCCCGGTCCGGGACGAGGAAAGGCTGCGCTACCAGGAATGGGTGAGCGCCAACCGCCGGACCGTCCGGCAGGCCTCGCAGGGAACTTTCGGCTACCTGCACATTCCGGACATGATGGCCAACGGCTGGGCCCAGCTGCACCGGGACCTTGATACCGAAACGGCGCTCGACGGGCTGATCGTCGACGTCCGCCGCAACCGTGGCGGACACACCTCCCAGCTTGTCGCCGAACTCATTGGCCGTAAAGTAACCGGCTGGAGCATGCCGCGCGGGGAGAAGCCGCGGACCTACCCGCACCACGCGCCGCGCGGACCCGTGATCATCCTGGCCGATGAATTTGCCGGCTCCGACGGGGACATCATCACCCAGGTTGCCAAACTGCGGGGGATCGGTCCGGTCATCGGCACCCGGACCTGGGGCGGCGTCGTTGGTATCGACAACCGCTTCGCCCTGGCCGACGGCACCGGAGTAACCCAGCCACGCTACGCCAATTGGTTCTCCGGCGGTGTGGGGTGGGGGGTCGAGAACTTCGGCGTCGCGCCTGACATCGAGGTGACCTTCCCGCCGCACGCGTATGCCGCCGGAAACGACCCGCAACTGGAATACGGCATTGGCGCTCTGAAAGAAATGGTCCAGGAGCTGCCGACCGACCGCCCGCCGCTGCGCGAGGGCTACCGCCTTCTCCGGCCGGCCCCGCTGCCGGCCCGTGGGTCGGGCCACTAG
- a CDS encoding TIGR01777 family oxidoreductase encodes MRIIIAGASGLIGTAVSHTLRSAGHNVGTLVRRPPDSPSEFQWNPGEGRIDDTALKGADAVINLSGAGIGDRPWTRSRINELRSSRLGATRTLTAAMGRLDTPPAVFLSQSASGYYGNAGPAVLRENAPAGSGVLARICVDWEAAAHEAPAGVRVLTPRTGVVLSRSGGALGRLMPLLRLGVGGPLGNGRQYWPWVTLPDVAGAYAFLLDSPLSGPVNLCAPESADVNSLIAQLAAALHRPALLRVPAPVLRLVMGQLADELLLASQRMEPAALSEAGFAWQHPSLAQAAAWVAGSGRTS; translated from the coding sequence ATGCGAATCATTATTGCCGGAGCCTCGGGGCTGATCGGAACAGCGGTTTCCCACACCCTGCGCAGTGCCGGGCACAACGTCGGCACGCTGGTCAGGCGTCCGCCGGACTCGCCGTCCGAGTTCCAATGGAACCCCGGCGAAGGCCGTATTGATGACACCGCGCTGAAAGGCGCCGACGCCGTCATCAATCTCTCCGGTGCCGGCATCGGCGACCGGCCCTGGACCCGGTCGCGCATCAACGAACTCCGCAGCTCGCGGCTGGGGGCCACCAGGACACTGACTGCGGCCATGGGCCGCCTTGACACTCCCCCGGCGGTCTTCCTGAGCCAGTCGGCCTCCGGCTATTACGGCAACGCGGGACCGGCTGTGCTCCGGGAGAACGCCCCCGCCGGCAGCGGAGTGCTCGCCCGCATCTGCGTCGACTGGGAGGCAGCGGCGCACGAGGCTCCGGCTGGCGTCCGGGTGCTCACGCCACGCACCGGCGTCGTTTTGAGCCGTTCGGGTGGAGCCCTGGGCAGGCTTATGCCGCTGCTGCGCCTGGGCGTGGGTGGACCGCTGGGCAACGGCCGGCAGTACTGGCCTTGGGTGACGCTCCCGGATGTTGCCGGCGCCTATGCGTTCCTGCTGGACAGCCCGCTGTCCGGGCCGGTGAACCTGTGCGCCCCGGAGAGCGCGGATGTAAACTCGCTGATCGCGCAACTGGCTGCGGCCCTGCACCGCCCCGCGTTGCTCCGCGTCCCCGCGCCGGTGCTGCGCCTGGTCATGGGCCAACTCGCCGACGAACTGCTGCTCGCCAGCCAGCGGATGGAACCGGCGGCTCTGAGCGAGGCCGGTTTTGCCTGGCAGCATCCCTCGTTGGCCCAGGCCGCAGCCTGGGTGGCAGGATCGGGCCGCACGTCCTGA
- a CDS encoding serine/threonine-protein kinase produces the protein MEDHTWSGTCAPAVPGYDVGRCLGRGGNATVWLVNEQSTGREFALKCFNAGDGLGPSEMEDAVRREIRILSVLDHGHLVKAHGVVRLDGAADGSLGLTMDYAAGGSLGQLVAGRGTLGPGETVTVLTPIAQALAYLHGLGFTHGDVSPGNVLFTAHGKPLLADLGVARMVADARAVAGAGTAGFSDPAPVDAVRAGLQPGRDVYSLAALGWYCLTGHPPQPGPQRPPLPLLVPGVPPALAAALESGLHEDRRLRPSAGELAAAVHRSAGAAPVDLSVSVHPTVLPQLLTRRTLPGTARERRVEQFRSLPGRFRRAPLAATYPAARHAARRAPGGRAPGGRASGGRASRGRVFRTAAAVLAVAAVLAVAAALAGAWGFAGLWAPIPGFPRSDAGVVRDPAPASAAADGGTAAVPPDVTAQLASPDPGVAVLGLARLRSLAFSSGDFLLLEQVNVPGSTAAVADIRISARLKESGRVLAGFSTVLTRVATESGSGSARAVVAVTASTPPYQERGPDGAVLVEAGAGPEQRLRLVLAPVAGHWRLQDVLDGSG, from the coding sequence ATGGAAGATCACACCTGGTCTGGCACGTGTGCCCCGGCGGTTCCCGGATACGACGTCGGCCGCTGCCTGGGGCGCGGGGGCAATGCCACGGTGTGGCTGGTCAATGAACAGTCCACCGGACGCGAGTTCGCTCTGAAGTGCTTTAATGCCGGCGACGGCCTTGGCCCAAGTGAGATGGAGGACGCGGTCCGGCGCGAGATCCGGATACTCTCCGTCCTGGATCACGGGCACCTGGTGAAGGCACACGGTGTTGTCCGGCTGGACGGCGCGGCGGACGGCAGCCTGGGGCTGACGATGGACTACGCGGCGGGCGGCTCACTGGGGCAGCTTGTGGCCGGACGGGGAACGCTGGGGCCGGGGGAGACTGTGACGGTGCTGACGCCGATTGCCCAGGCCCTCGCCTACCTGCACGGTCTTGGTTTCACCCACGGTGATGTTTCACCGGGCAACGTGCTGTTCACGGCGCACGGTAAACCGCTGCTGGCTGATCTGGGGGTAGCGCGTATGGTTGCCGACGCGAGGGCTGTGGCCGGGGCCGGGACCGCGGGCTTCAGCGACCCGGCGCCGGTTGACGCCGTCCGGGCCGGACTGCAGCCGGGGCGCGACGTCTATTCGCTCGCCGCCCTGGGCTGGTACTGCCTGACCGGGCACCCGCCCCAGCCCGGACCGCAGCGGCCGCCGCTTCCGTTGCTTGTTCCCGGGGTTCCGCCGGCGCTGGCAGCAGCGCTGGAATCCGGACTTCACGAGGACCGCAGGCTTCGGCCCTCCGCCGGCGAACTGGCGGCCGCCGTTCATCGCAGCGCCGGGGCGGCGCCGGTGGACCTCTCGGTCTCGGTCCACCCCACGGTCCTTCCCCAGCTGCTGACCCGCCGCACCCTGCCCGGCACGGCACGGGAGCGCCGCGTGGAACAGTTCCGGTCCCTGCCGGGCCGCTTCCGCCGCGCACCTCTCGCCGCGACTTATCCGGCCGCGCGGCACGCGGCACGCCGCGCACCCGGGGGACGTGCGCCCGGGGGCCGCGCCTCTGGCGGCCGTGCGTCTCGGGGAAGAGTCTTCCGGACCGCCGCCGCGGTACTGGCCGTCGCCGCGGTACTGGCCGTCGCCGCGGCCCTGGCCGGAGCGTGGGGTTTCGCCGGGCTTTGGGCTCCGATTCCCGGGTTTCCCCGTTCAGATGCCGGGGTGGTCCGGGACCCGGCGCCTGCATCCGCCGCGGCGGACGGGGGAACTGCTGCGGTTCCCCCGGATGTGACGGCACAGCTCGCTTCGCCGGATCCCGGAGTCGCCGTCCTGGGGCTGGCGAGGCTCCGCTCGCTGGCGTTCAGCTCGGGCGACTTCCTGCTGCTGGAGCAGGTCAATGTGCCGGGATCGACAGCGGCCGTGGCGGATATCCGGATCAGTGCCCGGCTTAAGGAATCGGGCCGGGTGCTGGCCGGGTTCAGCACCGTCCTGACCCGGGTGGCCACGGAATCAGGCAGCGGCTCCGCCCGTGCGGTGGTGGCAGTCACCGCGAGTACACCCCCCTACCAGGAGCGCGGCCCCGACGGCGCGGTCCTGGTCGAGGCCGGCGCCGGGCCGGAGCAACGGCTTCGGCTGGTACTCGCGCCGGTGGCCGGACACTGGCGTCTGCAGGATGTCCTCGACGGATCCGGCTAG
- a CDS encoding OsmC family protein encodes MAATRTAHTVWNGDLMTGAGNTTLDSSGLGNFDVTWKARAEASEGKTSPEELIAAAHSACFSMAFSLAVAQAGHTPEEVNTKADVTFVPGTGITGSHLTLSARIPGISEDEFQRLAEDAKTGCPVSAALTGIKITLDASLAS; translated from the coding sequence ATGGCAGCAACACGCACCGCACACACTGTATGGAACGGCGACTTGATGACCGGCGCCGGCAACACAACGCTGGACAGCTCCGGTCTTGGCAACTTCGACGTCACCTGGAAGGCGCGCGCGGAGGCCTCTGAGGGCAAGACAAGCCCGGAAGAGCTCATCGCCGCAGCCCATTCAGCCTGTTTCTCCATGGCCTTCAGCCTCGCCGTCGCGCAGGCCGGCCACACACCGGAGGAAGTCAACACCAAGGCGGATGTCACGTTTGTCCCCGGGACCGGGATCACAGGCAGCCATCTGACCCTCAGCGCCCGGATCCCCGGCATCTCCGAGGACGAGTTCCAGCGCCTCGCCGAGGACGCCAAGACCGGTTGCCCCGTCTCGGCCGCCCTCACCGGCATCAAGATCACCCTGGACGCCAGCCTGGCCTCCTAG
- the lipA gene encoding lipoyl synthase, with product MTLAPEGRKMLRIEQRNAATPVERKPEWIKAKVQMGPEFVQLKKLVKKEGLHTVCEEAGCPNIFECWEDKEATFLIGGSECTRRCDFCQIDTGKPSPVDVFEPTKVARSVLAMQLRYATVTGVARDDLADEGVWLYAETVRKIHELNPGTGVELLIPDFSGKPEHIAAICDSKPEVFAHNVETVPRIFKRIRPAFRYERSLDVITQGRKLGMVTKSNLILGMGETREEISEALRDLHDAGCDLITITQYLRPSERHLPVDRWVKPQEFVDLQQEADEIGFLGVMSGPLVRSSYRAGRLWATAMRKKGWEIPAALAHIESSGSTRQEASSLLAAHS from the coding sequence GTGACCCTGGCACCAGAAGGCCGGAAAATGCTGCGTATCGAGCAGCGCAATGCGGCCACCCCGGTGGAACGCAAGCCGGAATGGATCAAGGCCAAGGTCCAGATGGGCCCGGAGTTTGTGCAGCTCAAGAAGCTCGTCAAAAAGGAAGGCCTCCACACCGTGTGTGAAGAGGCCGGCTGCCCCAACATCTTCGAGTGCTGGGAAGACAAAGAAGCAACTTTCCTGATCGGTGGCTCCGAGTGCACCAGGCGCTGCGACTTCTGCCAGATCGACACCGGCAAGCCCTCCCCTGTGGATGTTTTCGAACCAACCAAGGTGGCCCGCTCGGTCCTGGCGATGCAGCTCCGCTATGCCACCGTCACGGGGGTGGCCCGCGATGACCTCGCCGATGAGGGCGTCTGGCTCTACGCCGAAACGGTCCGCAAGATCCACGAACTCAACCCGGGCACCGGCGTCGAACTCCTGATCCCGGATTTCTCCGGCAAGCCCGAGCACATTGCTGCGATCTGTGACTCCAAGCCAGAGGTGTTTGCCCACAACGTTGAGACCGTCCCGCGGATTTTCAAGCGCATCCGTCCGGCTTTCCGCTACGAACGCTCGCTGGATGTCATCACGCAGGGCCGCAAGCTCGGCATGGTGACGAAGTCCAACCTGATCCTGGGCATGGGCGAGACCCGCGAGGAGATCTCCGAGGCGCTGCGTGACCTGCACGATGCCGGCTGCGACCTGATCACCATCACCCAGTACCTGCGCCCGTCCGAACGGCACCTCCCGGTGGACCGGTGGGTCAAGCCGCAGGAGTTCGTGGACCTGCAGCAGGAGGCCGACGAGATCGGTTTCCTCGGTGTGATGAGTGGACCGCTGGTGCGTTCCTCGTACCGGGCCGGCCGGCTCTGGGCCACCGCGATGCGCAAAAAGGGCTGGGAAATCCCGGCCGCGCTCGCCCACATCGAGAGCTCCGGCAGCACCCGCCAGGAAGCCAGCTCGCTGCTCGCGGCGCATTCCTGA
- the lipB gene encoding lipoyl(octanoyl) transferase LipB: MALEFSRLGFAPEFVEYARGWDIQRNLHQRVLAGTAPSTVLLLEHAAVYTAGKRTEDHERPFDGTPVVPVDRGGKLTWHGPGQLIGYPVIKLRNKAGIRDYVERLEAVIIAVLADYGINAVRIKGRAGVWIEQDRNGPARKIAAIGIRVHEGVTMHGFAINCNNDLAPYGQIVACGISDAGVTTISQETGRDVSPADLVSRIIEELRNNEEALVATHEGALL, from the coding sequence ATGGCTCTTGAGTTCTCCCGCCTGGGTTTCGCCCCGGAATTCGTCGAATATGCCCGAGGCTGGGACATCCAGCGCAACCTCCATCAGCGGGTCCTCGCCGGAACCGCACCCAGTACGGTCCTGTTGCTTGAACACGCCGCCGTTTATACCGCGGGTAAACGCACCGAAGACCACGAACGCCCGTTTGACGGCACCCCGGTGGTTCCCGTGGACCGTGGCGGCAAGCTCACCTGGCACGGGCCCGGGCAGCTCATCGGCTACCCCGTTATCAAACTCAGGAACAAAGCCGGCATCCGCGATTATGTGGAACGGCTGGAGGCTGTGATCATCGCCGTCCTGGCCGACTACGGAATCAATGCCGTCCGGATCAAGGGCCGCGCCGGGGTCTGGATCGAGCAGGACCGGAACGGACCGGCGCGCAAAATCGCGGCGATCGGCATCCGTGTCCACGAGGGCGTCACGATGCACGGCTTCGCCATCAACTGCAATAACGATCTCGCCCCCTACGGCCAGATCGTTGCCTGCGGCATCAGCGACGCCGGCGTCACCACGATCTCGCAGGAGACGGGCCGGGACGTCTCCCCCGCCGACCTCGTGTCGCGGATCATCGAAGAACTGCGCAACAATGAAGAAGCGCTAGTTGCAACCCATGAAGGAGCTCTACTGTGA
- the sucB gene encoding 2-oxoglutarate dehydrogenase, E2 component, dihydrolipoamide succinyltransferase, producing the protein MSESVNLPALGESVTEGTVTRWLKQVGDRVEVDEPLLEVSTDKVDTEIPSPIAGVIEEILVAEDETAEVGAPLVRIGDGSGSSGSGEAPAAAPADEAPAPAAAPESPAAAEAPAPEAEAPAAAPAPDGEGHEVTLPALGESVTEGTVTRWLKSIGDAVEVDEPLLEVSTDKVDTEIPSPVAGVLQEIRVAEDETAEVGSVLAVIGSAAAAPAAAAPQAAAPKQEAPKQEAPAAAPKQEAPKQEAPAAAPKQEAPAAAPKQEAPAAAPKQEAPAASSAESGYVTPLVRKLANQHGVDISALTGTGVGGRIRKQDVLAAAEAKSTPAPAPAAAPAARPSAELSSLRGTVQKAPRIRQVIARRMRESLDISTQLTQVHEVDMTKVAKLRTKAKNSFQAQNGSKLTFLPFIAKAVAEALKQHPKVNASYDEDKQEITYHNAEHLAIAVDTDKGLLVPVIADAGNLNLAGLAGKIADVADRTRNGKIGPDELSGGTFSITNIGSVGALFDTPIINQPQVAILGTGAIVKRAVVVSDANGDDSLAIRSMMYLSLTYDHRLVDGADAGRFLQTLKARLEEGAFEADLGL; encoded by the coding sequence ATGTCTGAATCCGTTAACTTGCCCGCCCTCGGTGAGAGTGTCACCGAAGGAACCGTCACCCGCTGGCTCAAGCAGGTAGGTGACCGGGTGGAGGTGGACGAGCCGCTGCTCGAGGTTTCCACCGACAAAGTAGACACCGAGATCCCCTCTCCGATCGCCGGCGTGATCGAGGAAATCCTCGTCGCCGAGGACGAGACCGCCGAAGTCGGCGCACCGCTCGTGCGCATCGGCGACGGTTCCGGTTCGTCGGGTTCGGGCGAAGCGCCCGCCGCGGCCCCCGCCGATGAAGCCCCGGCCCCCGCCGCGGCCCCCGAGTCCCCCGCGGCAGCCGAAGCGCCGGCCCCCGAGGCTGAAGCACCCGCCGCGGCCCCCGCTCCCGACGGCGAAGGCCACGAAGTCACCCTTCCCGCCCTGGGCGAGAGCGTCACCGAAGGCACCGTGACCCGCTGGCTCAAGAGCATCGGCGACGCAGTGGAGGTCGACGAACCGCTGCTGGAAGTTTCCACTGACAAGGTCGATACCGAGATCCCGTCACCAGTGGCCGGCGTCCTGCAGGAAATCCGTGTCGCCGAGGACGAAACGGCCGAGGTCGGTTCCGTCCTGGCCGTGATCGGCTCCGCTGCAGCAGCCCCGGCAGCGGCCGCTCCGCAGGCGGCCGCGCCCAAGCAGGAAGCTCCCAAGCAGGAAGCACCGGCTGCCGCGCCCAAGCAGGAAGCTCCCAAGCAGGAAGCACCGGCTGCCGCGCCCAAGCAGGAAGCACCGGCTGCCGCGCCCAAGCAGGAAGCACCGGCTGCCGCGCCCAAGCAGGAAGCACCGGCTGCCTCATCCGCGGAGTCCGGCTACGTCACCCCGCTCGTCCGCAAGCTGGCCAACCAGCACGGCGTGGACATCTCGGCGTTGACCGGGACCGGCGTCGGCGGCCGCATCCGCAAGCAGGACGTGCTGGCGGCAGCAGAAGCCAAGTCAACGCCGGCCCCGGCCCCCGCCGCCGCTCCGGCGGCACGCCCGTCGGCCGAACTGTCCTCGCTGCGCGGCACCGTGCAGAAGGCACCGCGCATCCGCCAGGTCATTGCCCGCCGCATGCGTGAGTCGCTGGATATCTCCACTCAGCTGACCCAGGTCCACGAAGTGGATATGACCAAGGTCGCCAAGCTGCGCACCAAGGCCAAAAACTCCTTCCAGGCCCAGAACGGCTCCAAGCTGACCTTCCTGCCCTTCATCGCCAAGGCTGTCGCCGAGGCCCTGAAGCAGCACCCGAAGGTCAACGCCTCCTATGACGAGGACAAGCAGGAGATTACCTACCACAACGCCGAGCACCTGGCGATTGCAGTAGACACGGACAAGGGCCTGCTGGTTCCGGTGATTGCCGACGCCGGCAACCTGAACCTTGCCGGCCTGGCCGGCAAAATCGCCGACGTCGCGGATCGCACCCGCAACGGCAAGATCGGCCCGGACGAACTCTCCGGCGGGACCTTCAGCATCACCAACATCGGTTCCGTGGGCGCCCTGTTTGACACTCCGATCATCAACCAGCCGCAGGTAGCCATCCTGGGCACCGGCGCGATCGTCAAGCGGGCCGTTGTGGTCTCCGATGCGAACGGCGATGATTCGCTGGCCATCCGCTCGATGATGTACCTCTCGCTGACGTACGACCACCGACTGGTGGACGGCGCTGACGCGGGGCGCTTCCTGCAGACGCTCAAGGCGCGTCTTGAAGAAGGCGCCTTCGAAGCGGACCTGGGTCTTTAG